From the Flavobacterium gyeonganense genome, the window GTTCTGAAACTGAAAAAGGGCTTTTTAGTCTGGATAATCTGAAACAATTGCTTGAAAAATATAAAGACAGAACGATAAAAATTGCTTCGATTACGGCATGTTCAAACGTTACAGGCTTGAAAACGCCTTTTCATGATGTGGCAAAATTAATGCATCAGTATAATGGGGTTTGTTTTGTGGATTTTGCCTGTTCAGGGCCTTATGTGCAAATTGATATGCATCCTGAAGATCCGGAAGCCTATCTCGATGCGATTTTCTTTTCGCCTCATAAATTTTTGGGCGGTCCCGGAACTTCAGGAGTTTTGATTTTTAATAAAAAATTATACAATAATATGATTCCGGATTGTCCGGGCGGAGGAACTGTTAGCTGGACAAATCCTTGGGGAGAACATAAATACATTGATAATATTGAAGACCGTGAAGACGGCGGAACTCCAGGGTTTCTGCAAGTGATTAAAACGGCTCTTGCGATTGAGCTGAAGGAAGAAATGGGAATTGAAAACATTCTTGAACGCGAGCATGAAATTGTAGATTTTGTTTTTCAAGAACTGAATCCTGTGTCGAATATTAATATTCTGGCAGGGCATCATCAGGAGAGGTTAGGAGTGGTTTCGTTTTTTATAGACGACATGCATTTTAATTTGGGTGTAAAATTACTGAATGACAGATTTGGTATTCAGACCAGAGGAGGCTGCAGCTGTGCCGGAACCTACGGGCATTTTTTATTGCATGTTGATCAGGAAACTTCAAGTAAACTGGTTGATGAAATTACGATTGGTGATTTGATTAAAAAGCCGGGCTGGATCAGAATGTCAATTCATCCGACGACTACAAATGAAGAAATTGCTTTTGTCTGCGAAAGTATTAAAGAACTGGCTGCGAACCATGAAGTTTGGAAACTGGATTATGCGTATGATAAAAACACGAATGAGTTTGTACATAAAAATGCTAATTCGTTTGAAGATGAATTGGTGGCTGGGTGGTTTAATTCTTAAATTCTGAAAATAAAAAAGTATTAGAACCCGACAAATTTTGAAAGTTTGCCGGGTTTGCTGTTCTTATAAATGATAAACTTCTAATCTAGCCCTGATAGAGCGGTTATCCTTTTATGGCAGTGTTTGCCATGAAAGATAAGAGCGAAAGCGGGACTTTTGGTCTTGAAAACGCGAAAAATGCCTGCTTCTGAGTAATTAACTGATAATCATCTTTATTTTTGTTGGCTGTTACAAATAAATGTGCTAATTTTGCAGTCCTTTTGGCAAAGAAGAGTTTCCATTAGGTATCAACCATTTATGTAAAACAACTTCTGTTTTTTCTACTGCTTTATGAAACTCGAGGAAAACAGAATACAAATTTTTTTATCAGCATGTCTGAACAATTAAAATCACAAGAAGAGTTTTTAGCAAATTTTAACTGGCATAACTTCCAAGAAGGAATCGACGCAGTAGATGAGAAAAACTTACAAGAGTTTGAAGAACTAGTATCAAAAACTTTCATCGCTACAGATCAGGAAGAAGTAGTTGAAGGTGTTGTTGTTAGAATTACAGATAGAGACGTTATCGTTGATATCAATGCTAAATCTGAAGGTGTTATTTCTTTAAACGAATTCCGTTACAACCCTAATTTAAAAGTAGGTGACAAAGTAGAAGTATTAATTGACATCCGTGAGGATAAAACAGGTCAATTAGTATTATCTCACAGAAAAGCACGTACTATCAAATCTTGGGATAGAGTTATTGCAGCTAATGAAACTGGAGAAATCGTTAACGGTTTTGTTAAATGTAGAACTAAAGGAGGTATGATTGTTGACGTTTTCGGAATCGAAGCGTTCTTACCTGGATCTCAAATTGACGTTAAGCCAATTAGAGACTACGATGTATATGTAAACAAAATGATGGAATTCAAAGTGGTAAAAATCAACCACGAATTCAAAAACGTTGTTGTATCTCATAAAGCTCTTATCGAGGCTGATATTGAAGTGCAGAAAAAAGAAATCATCGGTCAATTACAAAAAGGACAAGTATTAGAAGGTGTTGTTAAAAACATTACTTCTTATGGTGTGTTCATTGACTTAGGTGGTGTTGACGGATTAATTCACATTACTGACCTTTCTTGGAGCAGAATCAACCACCCAAGTGAAGTTCTTGAATTAGACCAAAAATTAAACGTTGTAATCCTTGATTTCGATGATGAGAAAACAAGAATTCAATTAGGATTGAAACAATTAAACGCTCACCCATGGGACGCTTTAGATGCTAACTTAACTGTTGGTGATAAAGTTAAAGGTAAAGTAGTTGTAATCGCTGATTACGGTGCTT encodes:
- a CDS encoding aminotransferase class V-fold PLP-dependent enzyme; the encoded protein is MNSKNNTTGLEAYFNDFRQNIVGIDQEFDSPYGKKKIIYTDWTASGRLYRPIEEKLLNEFGPFVANTHTETTVSGTAMTKAYHHARHIIKRHTNANTDDVLITDGTGMTGVINKFQRILGLKVPENLKAFTNIPAEKKPIVFISHMEHHSNQTSWLETIADVEIIPCSETEKGLFSLDNLKQLLEKYKDRTIKIASITACSNVTGLKTPFHDVAKLMHQYNGVCFVDFACSGPYVQIDMHPEDPEAYLDAIFFSPHKFLGGPGTSGVLIFNKKLYNNMIPDCPGGGTVSWTNPWGEHKYIDNIEDREDGGTPGFLQVIKTALAIELKEEMGIENILEREHEIVDFVFQELNPVSNINILAGHHQERLGVVSFFIDDMHFNLGVKLLNDRFGIQTRGGCSCAGTYGHFLLHVDQETSSKLVDEITIGDLIKKPGWIRMSIHPTTTNEEIAFVCESIKELAANHEVWKLDYAYDKNTNEFVHKNANSFEDELVAGWFNS
- the rpsA gene encoding 30S ribosomal protein S1, with translation MSEQLKSQEEFLANFNWHNFQEGIDAVDEKNLQEFEELVSKTFIATDQEEVVEGVVVRITDRDVIVDINAKSEGVISLNEFRYNPNLKVGDKVEVLIDIREDKTGQLVLSHRKARTIKSWDRVIAANETGEIVNGFVKCRTKGGMIVDVFGIEAFLPGSQIDVKPIRDYDVYVNKMMEFKVVKINHEFKNVVVSHKALIEADIEVQKKEIIGQLQKGQVLEGVVKNITSYGVFIDLGGVDGLIHITDLSWSRINHPSEVLELDQKLNVVILDFDDEKTRIQLGLKQLNAHPWDALDANLTVGDKVKGKVVVIADYGAFIEVAEGVEGLIHVSEMSWSTHLRSAQDFVKVGDVVEAVILTLDRDDRKMSLGIKQLTQDPWTDITSKYPVGSKHTGIVRNFTNFGIFVELEEGIDGLIYISDLSWTKKIKHPSEFVNVGEKLDVVVLELDVEGRKLSLGHKQTTANPWDQYEDSFAVGTIHNGEISEIVDKGATVEFGDDIVAFIPTRHLEKEDGKKLKKGDTADFKVIEFNKEFKRVVASHTAIFREEEEKNVKAATENTSSNSTTNAPAATLGDNNDVLAALKAKMEKTEKK